TGAGCCGCCAGCCGGTGCCGACGACCAGGTCGTTGACCCGGTTGTAGACGGCGCCGATACCTCCCGAGAGCCCGCGTGTGCCGTAGAACGTCGCCGGATCGTAGATCTGGTCGACGTCGAACCCGCCGTGAAGCCGATCCATGATCGGCTTACCGAGGACGAAGATCGCGATCCCCCCGGCGGCGAGATAGCTGGCCTTGAACAGATGGGCGGACGAGTAGGGGTTGAGATCGAGCTCGCCGGACATCGGCAGGTACGGAACCAGTGCCTGGTAGTAGACGCCGAAGACGATACAGGCGGCAGCGACGGCACCGGAGACGACCGCGTGACCGAGGTTTGCGTCGGTCGTCTCGATCGGGTCGCCGTCCAGGAAGGCGTAGTAGCCGAACTTGATGAACGACGCGAACGTGCCCATGCTGCCGATCACGATCATCCAGAACAGGACGTCGATTGAGAAGTCGCCGAAGATGACGAGATCGGAAGCGAAGTCGTAGTCGGCGGCGTCCATCACCATCCCCTTGCTGATGAAGCCGTTGAAGCCGGGGACGCCGCTAATCGACATGGCGCCGATGAGGAAGACGACCAGCGCGATCGGGGCGGAGGTCCCGACCGCCCCGAAGTTGTCGAGCCGATTCTCCTTCAGCTGGAGGATCAGGATGCCGGCGGCCATGAACAACAGCCCCTTGTAGAGGATGTGGTTGAACAGGTGGGCGAACGCGCCGGCAATTCCGAGGGCGGAGCCGACGCCGATGCCGGCGAGCATGATTCCGACCTGGGACTGGATGTGATAGGACAGCAGCCGTCGCATGTCCTTCTGTGCCAGTGCGAAGCTCGCCCCGTAGATCGCCATCCCGGCGCCGACGAACGCGAGCACGACGTTCCCGTCGGGGAACGCACGGTAGGCGGCGTAGACGGCCGACTTCGTGGTGTAACAGGCGAGGAAGACCGACGTGGCGACGTGGGGCTGCGGGTAGGTGTCGGGCAGCCAGCTGTGGAGCCCGATCATCGCCGTGTTGACACCGATCCCGACGCCGGCGAGGACGGCGGCCAGCGAAACCGTGCTCCCGGCGACCTCGATTGGAACGCCGCCGATCCCCGTCCCGTCGAAGTGGAGGGCGGTCGGGCTCGGATCGACTGCGAACAGGTAGAGCACGACCCCGGCCAGCAGAAGGCTCCCGCCGATACCGTGTGCGATCGCGTAGCGATAGCCCGCCCGCACCGCGGTCCCGCCGGAGAGCCAGACGAAGATGGTGCTCGTGATGGCCATCACTTCCCAGCCGACGACCAGTCCGAGCCAGTCGCCGACCGTGACCGTCCAGATCGACGGTGCGACGTAGGCCAACCCCCACAGAAGGTGGCGGTTGTCGGTGTCGGCGAAGTACGCCCACGCGACCGCGGCGGCGCCGAACCCGCCGAAGATGATCGCCATCAGCCTCGAGAAGTCGTCGACTGCCACGACGATGATCTCGAGGCCCATGAACGTGTACGTCGGACCCACGCCGTCGGGGACGAGCAGCGCCCAGGCAACGACGGCCAGCAGCGAGGCGACGCTGACGCCGTGGGCGATTCGCCGGGAGGCGAACGGTACGATCAGGGCCGCAACGGCGACGATCAGCGCCGGCGGGATCGAGAGTAGTTCGTTCATTATTCAGACACCTCCATTGCTCCGTCGACGATTCCTTCGATGAGGTCGAAGAAGACGACGTAGTCCGGAGCCATACCGAACAGGAGCATCAACGTCGCGGTAGTCATCAGCGGAACGAGCAGCAACGGCGTCGTCTCCCCGCCGCGCCAGTCCGAGCGGTCCCATCCGCCCGCCGGCGGGAGGTCGGGGTGACCGTGGTGGTCGTGGTCCTCGTGCTGTGCTTCGTCGTCCGGAGACGTGCCTCCGTCCGGACGGTACGCGCGTTCGCCGGGCGAGCCGCCGAAGGGGTTGTCGAGCACCGGCTTCTCGCCGGCGGCGTCCTCGGACTCGAAGAACGCCGTGTAGACGACCGGCCAGAAGTAGCCGACGTTCAGCGCGCCCGAAAGGACGAGCAGCGGGGCGACCAGCAGGTAGCCCGCTTCGGCCCCGCCCCAGATGAGGTGCCACTTGCT
This genomic window from Natronococcus occultus SP4 contains:
- a CDS encoding Na(+)/H(+) antiporter subunit D, with the protein product MNELLSIPPALIVAVAALIVPFASRRIAHGVSVASLLAVVAWALLVPDGVGPTYTFMGLEIIVVAVDDFSRLMAIIFGGFGAAAVAWAYFADTDNRHLLWGLAYVAPSIWTVTVGDWLGLVVGWEVMAITSTIFVWLSGGTAVRAGYRYAIAHGIGGSLLLAGVVLYLFAVDPSPTALHFDGTGIGGVPIEVAGSTVSLAAVLAGVGIGVNTAMIGLHSWLPDTYPQPHVATSVFLACYTTKSAVYAAYRAFPDGNVVLAFVGAGMAIYGASFALAQKDMRRLLSYHIQSQVGIMLAGIGVGSALGIAGAFAHLFNHILYKGLLFMAAGILILQLKENRLDNFGAVGTSAPIALVVFLIGAMSISGVPGFNGFISKGMVMDAADYDFASDLVIFGDFSIDVLFWMIVIGSMGTFASFIKFGYYAFLDGDPIETTDANLGHAVVSGAVAAACIVFGVYYQALVPYLPMSGELDLNPYSSAHLFKASYLAAGGIAIFVLGKPIMDRLHGGFDVDQIYDPATFYGTRGLSGGIGAVYNRVNDLVVGTGWRLIGAIHDPNTAIRGTIPDRWRDAYDRRYEDTPGKTGGKLGVGLTVYVAAGVLTLALAVALFI